Proteins encoded by one window of Cylindrospermum stagnale PCC 7417:
- a CDS encoding HetP family heterocyst commitment protein: MNQDIPGISSNLDKKMHPEQFDQVVEAILAGKYSWACVLMLRFVGYNPLHYIPYRTYNRLLKENSRMSRSNSQHNENITIANQVAEKRTEKNLAPSCLSKIKDLAYLEVVGKQKVEVRGGNMEHWLVKQLPESQPIKSQLNPEKTQDVSLKFCDFI; this comes from the coding sequence ATGAATCAAGACATTCCTGGCATTAGTAGCAACTTAGATAAGAAAATGCATCCTGAACAATTTGACCAAGTCGTAGAAGCCATCCTTGCCGGCAAGTATTCCTGGGCATGTGTTTTAATGCTGCGGTTTGTTGGCTACAATCCTCTACATTACATTCCCTACCGCACTTACAACCGGTTACTCAAAGAAAACTCCCGCATGAGCCGTTCAAACTCGCAGCACAATGAAAATATAACAATTGCCAACCAAGTTGCTGAGAAAAGAACTGAGAAAAATCTTGCCCCAAGCTGTTTAAGCAAAATTAAAGATTTAGCTTATCTTGAGGTGGTGGGCAAGCAAAAAGTAGAAGTTCGTGGTGGTAACATGGAACATTGGTTAGTAAAACAACTTCCTGAATCTCAACCAATAAAATCTCAATTAAACCCAGAAAAAACTCAAGATGTTTCCTTGAAATTCTGTGATTTTATTTAA